GCCGAACGCGCCGATCACCATGACCCACGTCGGGATGGCGACCTCGGCCGCCACGTCGCCGGCCAGGGAGACGTGGACGATCGCCGCCAGCGGACCGACCGCGTTGGCGACGTCGTTGGCGCCGTGCGCGAACGACAGGAGGCCCGCCGAGACCACCAGCGGCAGCGCGAACAGCGGCTTCAGCGAACGTTTGCGGTTCTCCAGCCCCGCGGCGCGGTGGCGGATGATCGGGACGCTGATCCCGTATGCCAGGGCGCCGACGCCGATGCCGATGAGGCAGGCGAGGCCGAGATCCACCTCGGCGAGGTGCTTCAGCCCCTTGAGGGCGATGTAGGCGGCGAAGACCCCGGCCATCAGCCCCACCAGCACCGGCACCCACACCCGCGCCGCCGCGATGAGGTCCGGTCGCTTGACGATGCGCCACTCGATGAACGCCAGGAAGAGCGCGGCGATGCTGCCGCCCAGGAACGGCGAGATCACCCAGCTGGCGGCGATCGCGCCCATGGTCGGCCAGTCGACCGCGCCGAGCCCCGCCGCAGCGATCCCCGCCCCGAGGACACCGCCGACGACGGCGTGCGTGGTGGAGACCGGGGCGCCGATGACGGTGGCGAGGTTCACCCACAGCGCCGAGGAGAGGAGCGCGCCCATCATCGCCCAGACGAACACCTCCGGCGAGGCGACGCCGGCGGGGTCGATGATCCCCTTGGAGATGGTGCCGACGACGTCGCCGCCGGCGATCAGCGCCCCCGCGCTCTCGAACACCGCCGCGACGAGGAGGGCGCCGCCCATCGTCAGCACGCGCGCGCCGACGGCGGGGCCCATATTGTTGGCGACGTCGTTGGCGCCGATGTTGAGCGCCATATAGGCGCCGAGCGCGGCCGCCGCGACGATCAGCACCGGCGTCTGGTCGAGGTCGACGAAAAGGCCGGCGACCGCCGCGGCCAGGACGATGAAGGCGAGCGCCACCGCCGGCGAGACCAGCGGGCGCCCGACCGACTGCGCCGCGTACTCGACGGACCCGATCCGCTCCAGGTCCTTGTCGAGATACTTCCAGCGCGTACGGCTTTCCTCGAGGGCCACGGCGGATCCTTTTGCGGTCGATCAGGTCAGGGGGCGGGTCAGGGAGACGGGGCGGCCCCTCGCGGGGAGGGGGCCAGTGTGGCGGCGCGCGGCCGCCTCAGGCTTTCGACAGGCCGAGGAATATGTCCTTCAGGCCCTGTTCGTCGACCATCTGTGCCGCGGTCTCGGGCGAGACCCAGCTCAGCTGGCGTTGACCGCGCTCGGGGAAGTCCGTCGTCATCTCGTGGACGTCGACGCGGAAGACGAGCATGTCGCACGGCTCGACGAGCCCGCTGTCACTGCGCTTGACGGATGTGTAGTGGCCGACGGGCTCGCTGGAGGCCGTCGCCCGCTTCACGCCGGCCTCCTCCCAGGCTTCGCGCAGGGCGGATCCGGAGGCGTCGTGCCCCTTCTCGGGCCACCCTTTGGGGAGGATCCAGCGCTTCGTGCCGCGGCTGGTGATGAGGAGGACTTCCGGTCCGCGCGCGCTCTTGCGCATGCACAGCGCAGCCACCTGGAGGCGGCGCGGGCGCTTCATCAGCGGCAGGAACACCTCGTCGCGAGCGAACTTCAGCAGCGTTTTGACCAATATCCCTACCCTCGACTCCATTCGTGAAACATAGGGTCCGGCCCCGTCACGGCCACGCCGACGCCACACTGTCGACGCCGTACCGCCACGGTGGCACGACCCGTCTACGCCAATAAATCGCACATGCCCACAGATCGTGCACGGCGCGCCGGCGGTCAGCGCGGCGCGACCGACCGGTCCCGCTGAGGTCGCATAGCACAAAAATATGAAGGTTTGCCGGCTTTCGATAGGGGCTCGTTCGCGTGAATCGACGCGATCGGCCCCCGACGAGGCGGCCCATCGCGGTCGCGGGGCCGCTTGCCGCCTCGGCGGTGGAAAAATTGACCCGGAACGACTGGAAATTCGCTGGAGCCGGGCGCATCGGGCCGTCTTCCGCTGAGAAATGGCATTCCGCAGATGGCAAATTTAGTATCGTGAGATAATATATCTTCGGATATTTTTCGAGGCAGCGATATTTGCGCGACTTTTGGAGCGATCCCGACGACCCGTTGGCCGTGGTGTTCCGCCGGGTCGGTGACAACTGGCCCGACATGATGACGCCGCAGCTGGCGCTCGCGGTCATGGTGCAGCGGCTGGCCCGTCTGGCCCAGGACATGACGCGGGACACCCTGGCCCCGTTCGGCCTCTCGGTGACCGAGTTCGAGGTGCTGGCGGCGCTGCGCTCGCACCCGCGCCCGCACCGGGTGATGCCGTCCCAGCTCTACGACGCGGTGCTGATCTCCTCGGGCGGGCTGACGAAGGTGCTCAAGGGGTTGGAGGCCCGCGCCCTGATCGAGCGGCCGGTGGCCGAGGGTGACGGGCGGTTGCGCCCGATCGAGCTGACGGTGGCCGGCCGCGGGGCCGTCGAGCAAGCGATGCGGGCGGTCCAGGCGGTGGACGCGCCGGTCTTCGTCGATCCGATCGATCGCGCGGACGACGCCGAGCGGTTCGGCCAGACACTGGCGCGGCTGTTGGGCGCAGCGGAGGCCCGGCGCGGCCGGCGGACCGAGGCTCCCGCGCCGGAATAGCGGCCGCCCACCGCCGTTGTCTTGCGCGCAAAGCATTTGCTCCTAGGTGACGCAACGTCGCCGGTGGGATCCTCGGCACCACGGAGGCGATCCTGGTGCCGCAGGGGGCGACCTCGCGCACCGCCGCGGGCCTGCTCACCGCGTTCGTGGCGCGCGAGGGCAAGGCCGCCCGCGTCACGCTGACGGCGAGCGGCTCCTACCAGAACGCCTGGATCGTCACCGAGGCGCTGCCGGCCGAAGGCGGCGCGGCGGCCGAGCGGCTCACCGGCCCCGGCCCCGGTTCAGCCCCCGGCGCCACCGCGGGTGCGCCCGCGAGCGCCCGGGACTGAGCCGCCATGGGGACGTTCTTCGTCGACCGGCCCGTCTTCGCCTGGGTCATCGCCATCGTCACGATGCTGGCCGGGGCGTTCGCGCTCACCACGCTGCCGGTGTCCCAATTTCCCGAGATCGCGCCGACCACGGTTCGCATTTCGGCCACCTATCCGGGCGCCACGGCCGCGGCGGTGGAGAACTCCGTCACGCGTGAGATCGAGGACCGGCTCACCGGGCTCGACGGGCTCCTCTACATGGTCTCCAACTCGCGCGAAGGGTCGTCGAGGATTACGTTGACCTTCGACGACAGCGTCGCCGGGTCCGAGGCGGAGAGCGACGTGCAGACGCTGGTGCGCCAGGCCGAGTCGCAGCTCCCCGACGCGGTGCAGACCGAGGGCGTGCGTGTCTCGCGCTCCACCTCGTCGATCCTCATGGTCGGCGCGTTGGTGGCCACCGAGGGGGACTATACGACCGCCGCGCTCGGCAACATCGTCGAGACCACGTTGGAGAACAAGATCCTGCGCACCGAGGGCGTGGGCGGCCTCAACGTCTTCGGCTCGGGCTATGCGATGATGGTGTGGCTGAAGCCGCTCGCCCTGGCGCGCTACCAGTTGACGCCGACCGACGGCGGCGGCGCGGTCTACCTGGCGGACGTCGCCCGGATCGAGATCGGCCAGGAGAGCTACGGCGGGTCCTCCCGGTTCAACGGGATGCCGGCAGCGGGCTCCGGAGTGAACCTCGCGACCGGCGCTAACGCGACCGACACCGCCGCCCGCGTGCGCGACACGATGGAGCGTTTGGAAGCGGGCCTGCCGACGGGCGTCGAGTTCCGGGTGGCGTACGACACCTCGCCGTTCGTCGAGCGGTCGATCGACCAAGTCTACCAGACGCTGATCGAGGCGGTGGTGCTGGTGGTCGCCGGATACTCCATCAACACGCTGACGATGTTCGCCTTGGTGCTCGCGATCGGCCTCGCGGCACGCAACGCCATCCTCATCGTGGAGTTCGCGGAGAGCCTCCACGCGGAGGGCGCCGAGCTGGTGGACGCGGCGGTGACGGCCTCGCGCCTGCGTCTGCGTCCGATCATGATGACGGCGCTGACCTTCATCCTCGGCGTGGCGCCGCTGGCGGTGGCGACGGGGGCGGGCGCGGCGGCGCAGAACGCCGGGGCGATCGGGGCGATCGCGGTGCGCGGCGCCCTTCCGTTTCGCCGGGTGGCATGCCACAACGACGCTCCATGAAGGGCATCGAGCGATTCAGTCTCGCCGGGCGCACCGCGCTCGTCACCGGGGCCAGCCGCGGCATCGGCCAGGCCATCGCGGTCGGCCTCGCCGAAGCGGGGGCGGACGTCGTCGCCTGCGCCCGCACCGAAGCGGGACTCGATGACACGCGCCGGCGCGTCGAGGCGGTCGGCCGTCGGTGCCACGCCGTCCCGCTCGACGTCACCGACCACGGGGCCCTCGCCATCCGGCTGGAGGCGCTCGCGGGGGAGGGGGTCGGCCCCACGATCCTCGTCAACAACGCCGGCGTCGAGGAGGTGACCCCCTCCGCCGACGTGACGGACGCGGTGTGGGACAAGATCGTCGGCACCAACCTGAAGGCGGCTTTCTTCGTCGCACAGGCTTTCGCGCGGCCGCTGCTGGCGGCCGAGCGAGCAGGGTCGATCATCAACCTCGGCTCGCTGACCTCGGCGGTCGGCATCCCCACGGCGACGCCATATACCGCCTCCAAGTCCGGCATCCTGGGCATGACGCGCGCGCTCGCCGCCGAATGGGCGCCGCGGATCCGCGTCAACGCCATCGGCCCCGGCTACTTCCGCACCGCGATGACCGACGGCTTCTATCGCAACGAGGACTGGCGGCAGGCGATGCTCGGCAAGATCCCCATGCGCCGCTTCGGCGAGCTCGACGACCTCGTCGGCGTGTCGACCTTCCTGGCCGGCGAGGCCTCGGCCTACCTGACCGGGCAGATCGTCTACGTTGATGGCGGCACCCTTGCATCGCTGTAGCTCATGACGAACACCGCTTCACCGATGGTCGAGATCGACCGGGTCTCCAGGGCGTTCGGCGAGACGCGCGCCGTCGCCGACGCATCGTTCACGGTCGAGCGCGGGGCCTTTCTCACGATCGTCGGCCCCTCCGGCTGCGGCAAGACCACGCTGCTGCGGATGATCGCCGGGTTCGATACGCCCAGCGCCGGGACGATCCGGATCAACGGTGCCGACGTGAAGCGGCTGCCGGCCTATCGGCGCGCCATCGGCATGGTGTTCCAGCGTCTGGCGCTGTTTCCGCACATGACCGCCGCGCAGAACGTCGCCTACCCGTTGAAGATGCGCCGGTTCGAGCCGGCCGAGATCCCCAGTCGCGTCGAGCGCTTCCTGAAGCTGGTGCGGCTCGACGGGTTGGGCGACCGTCGCCCGCACGAGCTGTCCGGCGGGCAGCAGCAGCGCGTCGCCATCGCCCGTGCGCTGGTGTTCGATCCGGACCTCTTGCTGCTCGACGAGCCGCTCTCGGCGCTCGACCGCAAGCTGCGTGAGGAGATGCAGCTCGAATTCCGCCGCATTCAGCAGGACCTCGGTGTCACCACCATCAACGTCACCCACGACCAGCGCGAGGCGTTGGTGATGAGCGACCGCATCGTCGTGATGGACGGCGGCGTGGTGCAGCAGGCGGACGAGCCGCAGGCGCTCTATCGCGTGCCGCAGAATCGCTTCGTCGCCACCTTCGTGGGTGTCACGTCGATCTTTCCCGCCCGCGTCGTCGCGGCGGACGGGGCGGGCGTGACGGTGGAAGCCGGGTCGGTTCGGCTCGCGGCGCGCGGCAACGGCACGCTGACGCCGGGCGAGGCGGTCGAGTGCACGCTGCGTGCCGAGCAGGTCGCGATCTCGGACGGCCCGCTGGACCACGAGAACACGCTTGCCGGCACGGTCGCGCAGCAGATCTTCGAGGGAGACCGCATGGTCTACGCCGTCACCGTCCCGGCGCTGGCGCCCGAGGCCGGCGGCGCCACGGTCTACGTCTTCGACCACGACCCGGCCGCCCACCGCGCGATCCCCGAGGGGGCTGCCGTCACCCTGGGATTCGCCGCCCGCGACCTCTTCACCTTTCCAGCCGCCCCCTCATCCCTGATTGACACGACCAGACCCCCAGCCAAGGAGCTTCAGCCATGACCTTCTCCCGTCGCACCGCCCTCAAGGGAGGGGCCGCGCTCGTCGGCACCCTCGCCGCCCCGTCGATCCTCTCCGCGCAGACGCCGTCCGAGCTGATCGTGCGGGCCTGGGGCGGCGCCTGGGGCGACGCGCTGAAGTCCGGCGTCGCCGACCCGTTCACCGCCAAGACCGGGATCCCCGTCCGCCTCGACTTCACCGAGGACAACGAGATCAAGCCGAAGATCTGGGCCGCCGTGGACCAGGGCCGCGTCCCGCCGATCCACGTCAACTGGGACACCACCACCAACGCCACGATCTCGGCGCTGCGCGGCGTGACGGTCGACCTGTCGGACCTTTCCAACCTCGAGGGACTGCTCCCGTCGGCCAAGCCGGTCGGTCTCGAGGGGTGGCCGCTCGTCAACACCTACGCCTACGTCTATGTCTGCGCCTATCGGCCGGAGGCGTTCCCGGACGGGCCGCCGACCTCGTGGAAGGTCATGCTGGACCCCAAGTTCAAGGGCCGCGTCGCGCTCTATGACGACGGCATCGGCTTCAACCCGATCTCCGTCATCGCCGGCGGCGGCACGTTCGCCGATATCCCGGACAACATGGAGCCGGGCTACGAGTTCTACCGCAAGCTGAAAGCCAACGAGCCGCTGCTCGGCGAGGACCCGGACTTCACCTCCTGGTTCCAGAACGGCGAGATCGACCTCGCCTGCACCATCTCCGTGAACGCCCGCGCCGCCAAGCAGTCGGGCATAGCGGTGGAGTGGACGGTCCCCGAGGAGGGCTGCAAGGTCGACACCGACGGGCTGTGGATCCCGAAGGGCTTGCCGGCGGACGAGGAGGCCGCGGCGAAGGAGTTCGTCGACTACGCCCTTTCGGAGCCGGCGCAGAAGGCGTGGTGCGGCGCGCTCGGCCTGCCGCCGGTGCGGCCCGGCATCGAGCCGCCGGCCGACCTCGCGGGCGACCCGTCCTATCCGACGACGCCGGCCGACTTCGAGAAGCTCGTCTCCGTGCCGTCGCCGGTGCTGGTGGAGAACCAGCCGATCTGGTTCGCCAAGTTCAACGAGATCTTCCAGGGCTGACGCGACGTGGCGGGGGCCGTCCATAAGGTGCGCTGGGCGCTCGTCGACATCGTCGAGTGGGTCGCCCGCGTCATCTGGCCGGCCCCGCTGCGCGGCGCGCTGGGGTGGGCGCTGCTCGCCCCGGCGCTCGTCCTCGTCGGCATCCTCGTCATCGGCCTCGGCCAGATGCTGGAGACGAGCCTGCACGAGCTGAATCTCGCCACCTACCGCCTCGGCGAGGCGTACACGGCCGCCAACTACGTCACCGCGCTGGAGCGGCCGGTGACGTGGCGGGTGCTGGCGCGCACGTTGGGCGGAGCGGGGATCGTCACCCTGGTGACGCTGCTTCTGGCGTTTCCCTACGCCTACCTCTTGGTGCGCACCCCCTCGGCGTGGACGCGCAAGATCCTGCTGGTCGCGCTGTTCCTGCCCTTCTTCATCGGCCAGGTGGTGCGCGCCTACGGCTGGCTCATCATCCTCGGGCGCGAGGGGCTGATGAACGACCTCCTGCGCGCCGCCGGTTTGCCGGCGCAGGACTTCCTCTTCGCCTATCCGACGGTGCTCTTCGGCCTGGTGCAATACATGCTGCCGTTCGCGGTGCTTCTCGTCATCCCGGCGTTGACGGCGATCGGCGAGGAGGTGGAACTGGCCTCCGAGTCGCTGGGGGCACGCTGGCCGTCGACCTTCCGCCACGTGGTGTTGCCGATGGCGGCGCCCGGCCTCATCGGCGCCTCGGTGGTGGTCTTCACGTTGACGCTGACGGACTTCGCGATGCCGGAGATCCTGGGCGGCGGCACGCAGGACTTCTTCGCCAGCGCCATCTACGATTCGTTCTTCCAGATCTCCAACGCCGGCCTCGGCGCGGCGCTCTCGATCCTGCTCACCCTCATCGGCAGCGTCATTGTCGCGGCGGTGTTCATGGTGGCGGGGACCGGCACGCTCGGCTTTCGGGGGGCGAAGTGAGGCTCGGCGGCTCGAAGGGCCTCTTCCTCTGGGGCGTGACGGTGTTCTGCGTCCTGATGCTGAGCCTGCCGACGGTCATCGTCGTGGGCGCCTCGTTCACGGCGGGGGAAATCATCGCCTTCCCGCCGCAAGGGTTCTCGCTGCGCTGGTATTCCGAGCTGTGGCAGCTCGCCTCGTTCAAGGCGGCATTGGGGCGCTCGCTGTACGTGTCGCTGATCTGTACCGTGATCGCGATCCCGGTCGGCACGCTCGCCGCGATCGCCCTGTCGCGCTATCGGCTGCGCGCCCGCACCGCCCTCCAGGTCCTGTTGTTGCTGCCGTTCACGATCCCGCTCGTCGTCTCCGGCCTGTCGATGATGATGATGTTCGGCGAGGTGCGCATCCTGGGCAGCCTGTGGCCGGTGGGGCTGGCGCTGTGCATCATCAACCTGCCCTTCATGATCTGGTCCGTCGCCTCGTCGGTGAACGCGATGGACCCGGAGCTGGAGAACGCGGCCGCCAGTTGCGGCGCGCCGCCGGTCTCCGCCTTCTTCACCGTGACGCTGCCGGCGGTGACGCCCGGCGTCATCACCGGGGCGCTCTTGATGTTCATCCTCGCCTTCAACGAGTTCCTGGTGAGCCTCTTCCTCACCGATTCGCGCACCGTCACGCTGCCGGTGGAGATCTACAACTCGATCCGCAGCGTGATCACGCCCGATCTCGCCGCGGTATCGGTCGTCTACATCGCCATCGCGCTGGTGGCGGTGGCGCTGCTCGACTGGCTCGTCGGGCTCGACATCTTCCTCAAATCGAAATGACGTGATGCCTGAAATCAGCGTCCACACGCTCGCCGACCTCACCGCGGGCGCACGCGCCGCCCTGCTTCAGCGTGCCGAGAGCGATCTCGGCCCCTTCCTCGCCAAGGTTGGGCCGATCATCGAGGCCGTCCGGACCGAAGGCGACGAGGCCCTCGCCCGTTTCGGCCGCGACTTCGACAAGGCGGCCGTGCGAGCGGATGCCATCGCCGCCACCGAGGCCGACTTCGACGCCGCTTTCGCGGCCGTCGATCCGGTGATGATTGGCGTGCTGGAGCGGGCGATCGACAACGTGCGCCGCTTCCACGAGGCGCAGATGCCCGAGGAGATGTGGTTCAAGGAGATGTCGCCCGGCATCTTCGCCGGCGAGCGGTCGACCCCGATCCCCTCGGTCGCCTGCTATGTGCCGCGCGGCAAGGGGGCGTTCCCGTCGGTCGTCATGATGACGGCGGTGCCGGCGGTGGTCGCCGGGGTGCCGCGGCCGATCATCATCACCCCGCCCGGTCCCGACGGTGGGGTCGACGCCGCGACGCTGGTCGCGGCCCGGCTCGCCGGTGTCGAGGCGGTCTACAAGGCGGGCGGCGCGCAAGGGATCGCGGCGGTCGCCTATGGGACCGCCACGGTGCCGAAGTGCGTGAAGGTGGTCGGCCCCGGCAGTCCCTGGGTGGTCGCCGCCAAGCGCCTGCTCGCGGACAAGATCGACCCCGGCCCGCCCGCCGGCCCGTCCGAGGCGATCGTCGTCGCCGACGATACCGCGAACGGCCGCGTCGCCGCGCTGGACCTCCTCAACGAGGCCGAGCACGGCCCCGATTCCTCGGCCTATCTGGTGACGTGCTCGCGCCGGGTCGCCGAGGAGGCCGCCGCTGCCATCCCCCGTTACTGGGCCGCGATGGGGGCCGAGCGCGTCGGCTTCAGCCAGGCGGTGCTGTGCGGGCCGCGCGGCGGGATCGTCGTCACCGAGACGATGGACGAGGCGATCGCCTTCGTGAACGACTACGCGCCCGAGCACCTGCAAGTGCACGCCAAGGCGCCGTTCGACTATCTCGGCGCCTTGAAGAACGCCGGCGAGATCCTGCTGGGCGAGCATACGCCCATCGCCATCGGCAACTTCATGCTCGGCCCCAACGCGGTGCTGCCGACCAACACGGCGGCGCTGACCCGCTCCCCGCTCGGTGTCCACGACTATCTGAAGCTGACCTCGATCGGCCATGTGACGAAGGCGGGGTACGCCCGACTGGCGCCCGATGCCTACAAATTCGCCCGCTACGAAGGCTTCGACGCTCACGCCAACGCCGTTTCGGAACTGAGGGATGAAGCTTTTGGTGATTGACGGCGCCTAAAAGTTAGTCAGAAATATCACGTGCGGCATAGGCATGGCAGGGATGCAGCCGGGGTCGCTCCGGTGGCATCCCAGTTGCTTGTACCGCAACGTCACGGATAACCGCGACCGGGATCCGGTGGCGGCGCGAAGGTGTTAGAATGGCAGACCTGCTCTCGGTCGAGGGTCTGACGCGCAGTTTCTACGGCGTCCATGCTCTGCGGAGCGCGGCTTTCACCGTAGCGCCAGGCAGCATCACCGGCTTGATCGGCCCCAACGGTGCCGGCAAGACGACCGCGTTCAACTGCATCTCCGGCGTGATCCCGCCCGAGGCCGGCCGCGTCACCTTCGACGGCGAGGACATCACCGGCTGGCGCCCCGACCAGATCAGTCTGCGCGGACTGGTGCGCACGTTCCAGATCGCCCGCGGGTTCCCCAAGCTCTCGGTGTTCGAGACGCTGCTGCTGCACGGCGCACACCAGCCGGGCGAGCGGCTCGGCACCGCGCTGTTCCGCCCCGGCCGCTGGAAGGCGCGCGAGCGGGAGCTCGCCGAGCGCGCCCGCGGCATCGCTCGCCGGCTGAAGCTCGACCACGTGCTGGCCAACATGTCGTCCGACCTCTCGGGCGGGCAGAAGAAGCTGCTCGAGATCGGCCGCGCGCTGATGGGCGAGCCGAAGCTCATCCTGCTCGACGAGCCGGTGGCGGGCGTGAACCCGTCGCTCGGCCGCGAGATCGCCGAGCGCATCCGCGAGCTGGCGGCCGAGGGGCTGACCTTCCTCATCGTCGAGCACGACATGGCCCTCGTCGGCGAGCTTTGCGACACGGTGGTGGTGATGGCCGAGGGGACGACGCTCGTCGAAGGCACCTTCGAGGAGGTCACATCCGACGCGCGGGTCCAGGACGCCTACCTCGGAAAGCGCACATGACGACGCTCACGATCGACAACGTCGTCGCCGGCTACACCAAGGCCGACATGATCCTCAAGGGCGTGTCGATGACGGCGGACGCCGGCGAGATCGTCGCCGTGCTCGGCCCCAACGGCGCCGGCAAGTCGACCATGCTCAAAGCCGTCACCGGGCAGATCACGGTGCGCGAGGGGCGCGTTTTGGTCGGCGGCAGAGATCTCACCGGACTGAAGCCGCGCGAGGTCGTGGCGAGCGGCGTCGCCTACGTGCCGCAGGAGGCGAACGTCTTCGCCACCATGAGCGTGCGCGAGAACCTGGAGATCGGCGGCACGGTCGACCGCGCACACGTCCGCGCGCGGATCGACGGTCTGTTCGCCCGCTTCCCCGTCCTGGCGCAGAAGCGGCACGACGCGGCGCGCACGCTGTCGGGCGGCCAGCGCCAGCTCCTCGCGATGGCGATCGGCATGATGGTCGAGCCGCAGCTGATGCTGCTCGACGAGCCGTCCGCCGGCCTCTCGCCCAAAGCCGCACAGGAGATGTTCGCCGTCATCCGCGAGATCGCGGCGTCGGGCGTCGCCGTCGTCCTGGTGGAGCAGAACGCCCTCGAAGCGCTCGACATCGCCGACCGCGCCTACATCCTCGCCGCCGGTCTCAACCACGCCGAAGGGACCGGCGCCGACCTCTCCGCCGACCCCGACATCCGCCGCACCTTCCTCGGAATGCACTAAGGGAGCCGAAATATGGCCACGTTCCGTCTGACTCGTCGTCGCGTCCTCGCCGGCATGGGGGCGATGGGC
This portion of the Acuticoccus sp. I52.16.1 genome encodes:
- a CDS encoding ABC transporter ATP-binding protein, giving the protein MADLLSVEGLTRSFYGVHALRSAAFTVAPGSITGLIGPNGAGKTTAFNCISGVIPPEAGRVTFDGEDITGWRPDQISLRGLVRTFQIARGFPKLSVFETLLLHGAHQPGERLGTALFRPGRWKARERELAERARGIARRLKLDHVLANMSSDLSGGQKKLLEIGRALMGEPKLILLDEPVAGVNPSLGREIAERIRELAAEGLTFLIVEHDMALVGELCDTVVVMAEGTTLVEGTFEEVTSDARVQDAYLGKRT
- a CDS encoding ABC transporter ATP-binding protein, with translation MTTLTIDNVVAGYTKADMILKGVSMTADAGEIVAVLGPNGAGKSTMLKAVTGQITVREGRVLVGGRDLTGLKPREVVASGVAYVPQEANVFATMSVRENLEIGGTVDRAHVRARIDGLFARFPVLAQKRHDAARTLSGGQRQLLAMAIGMMVEPQLMLLDEPSAGLSPKAAQEMFAVIREIAASGVAVVLVEQNALEALDIADRAYILAAGLNHAEGTGADLSADPDIRRTFLGMH